A part of Pseudomonas sp. HR96 genomic DNA contains:
- a CDS encoding GNAT family protein: MSTEVVDWHTANPPARDTLTGRYMRLEKLEPARHSEDLWEVLQGPDADHSLWDYLPYGPFTDREKFDIWLDGYATSADPLGFCVIDLATGQAQGILSLMSIVAQHGRIEIGHVAFGAVMQRTPKGTEAIYLLAKMAFAQGYRRVEWKCNDANERSKRAAVRFGFSPEGVFRQHMVVKGHNRDTAWFSILDSEWPAIALAFEAWLDPKNQAANGQVKSLEQFRIKH, translated from the coding sequence ATGAGTACCGAAGTCGTAGATTGGCACACCGCTAACCCACCGGCCCGTGACACCCTCACCGGCCGCTATATGCGCCTGGAGAAACTCGAGCCCGCGCGCCACAGCGAAGACCTCTGGGAAGTGCTGCAAGGCCCCGACGCCGACCACAGCCTGTGGGACTACCTGCCCTACGGTCCGTTTACCGACCGCGAGAAGTTCGACATCTGGCTCGACGGCTACGCCACCAGCGCCGACCCGCTGGGTTTCTGCGTGATCGACCTGGCCACCGGGCAGGCCCAGGGCATCCTCAGCCTGATGTCCATCGTCGCCCAGCACGGGCGTATCGAAATCGGCCACGTCGCCTTTGGCGCAGTGATGCAGCGCACGCCCAAAGGCACCGAAGCGATCTACCTGCTGGCGAAAATGGCCTTCGCCCAGGGTTACCGGCGCGTGGAGTGGAAGTGCAACGACGCCAACGAACGCTCCAAGCGCGCGGCAGTGCGTTTCGGCTTCAGCCCCGAGGGGGTTTTCCGCCAGCACATGGTGGTCAAGGGGCATAACCGCGACACCGCCTGGTTCTCCATCCTGGACAGCGAGTGGCCGGCCATCGCCCTGGCCTTCGAAGCCTGGCTGGACCCGAAAAACCAGGCCGCGAACGGCCAGGTGAAGAGCCTCGAGCAATTTCGTATCAAGCATTAA
- a CDS encoding GNAT family N-acetyltransferase has product MNSTVIEIRPVSAADHAAWLPLWKAYQAFYKTEIADAVSAVTWQRMLEPAEPINAALAWRNGEAVGMVHYIYHRSCWTVENSCYLQDLLVAEGQRGQGLGRRLIEHVYATARQAGCAKVHWLTHETNATAIELYQRIAERPGFIQFRQTLQEL; this is encoded by the coding sequence ATGAATTCGACCGTCATTGAAATCCGTCCGGTCAGCGCCGCCGATCACGCTGCCTGGCTGCCCCTGTGGAAGGCGTATCAAGCGTTCTACAAGACCGAAATAGCCGATGCTGTCAGCGCGGTGACCTGGCAGCGTATGCTGGAGCCTGCTGAACCGATCAACGCGGCGTTGGCCTGGCGGAACGGCGAGGCAGTAGGCATGGTCCATTACATCTATCATCGTTCGTGTTGGACGGTGGAGAACTCGTGCTACCTGCAGGATCTGCTGGTAGCCGAAGGGCAGCGCGGGCAAGGTCTCGGTCGACGGTTGATCGAACACGTGTACGCCACCGCGCGTCAGGCCGGCTGCGCCAAGGTGCACTGGCTGACCCATGAAACCAACGCCACGGCCATCGAGCTGTACCAACGCATAGCCGAGCGCCCCGGCTTCATTCAATTTCGCCAGACCCTGCAGGAGCTCTAA